From the genome of Aerococcus sanguinicola:
CATGCTGCCGCGAACCTTTACCTCGGCCCAGCGGGTGAATGAACTCTTGACCTATCCAACGCGTGAAATTGGGGGACAGATCTCCCTCCAAGAGCCGATTCAACGGATTGAAGCCCGTGACTTGACCTTCTATTACCCAGGCGCCAATCTGCCGGCCTTAAAGGAGATTAACTTTAGGGTCGAACGTGGGCAGACCCTGGGCATTATTGGAGGAACAGGATCGGGGAAGTCGACCCTGCTCAAACTCCTGCTCCAATTCTATGATCCAAGTGCCGGCCACTTACTCATTAACGACCAGGATATTGAAGACTTAGAAGCCGCTAGTGTACGCGACCAGATGAGCTATGTGCCCCAGCAAAACTTCTTCTTCACCAAGTCCATCCGTGACAACTTATCCTATAGTAATGAAGCCGTCAGTGACGACCGCTTGCTGAATAACCTAGAGATCGCCCAGGCCAGAGACTTCCTGCCTGAAGAAAGCCCACTCGATGAAGCCATGATCCGGGGAGGAAATAACTTCTCAGGCGGCCAACGCCAACGTCTAGCCATCGCCCGGGCCTTGAGTCGGCAGGTCCCTGTCTATATCTTCGACGACTCCTTCTCTGCCTTAGATTATCAGACGGACTACGAACTCCGCCAGGCCCTTCAGGAAGCCCTGGACCAGGCCATCTTAATTATTGTCGCTCAGCGTGTGGCTACCATTCGCCATGCCGATAAAATTCTTGTCCTCGATAATGGCCAAGTCAAAGGTTTCGGCAGCCATGAGGACTTGCTAGAAAATAACCAAATTTACCGTGAAATTGCCCTAAGTCAAGGAGAGGAGGCGGTTGACCATGCCTAAGCAAAAACAAAAAACCTTACCCCGGCTCCTCGCCTACCTGGGCCAATACAAGTTCTTCTTAGCTCTCAGTGTCTTAGCCACCTTGGTCATCGCTGCCTGTGATATCATTGCCCCTCGCATGATGGGGGACTTAACCAGTCAACTCTTCCACGATATCCAATCCGGCCAGGCCATTAACTTCCAGGCAGTAGGCCGACTCTGCCTTATCCTAGTCGGTCTCTACTTGGCCCTAGCTGTCTTTAATTTCATCCAGGGGCAACTTCTCACCTATATTTCCCAGAACTTTATCTTAAGACTCAGGGAAGAAGTATCTCATAAGGTCAAGCATATTCCCTTAGCCTACTTCGACCAAGCACGAACGGGCGACCTTTTGAGCCGGATGACCAGCGATGTAGAGGTACTCGGGAAGAATATCCAGCAAACCATCAGCCAGGTCTTCTACGGGATTATCCTCCTCCTAGGAATTATCGTGATGATGCTCCGCATTTCTGCTGTGATGACCGCTATCTTCTTCGTCACCATCCCCCTGAGTTTCTTTGCTACCCGCTTTATTACCAGCCGGTCGCAGAAATACTTCCGTGCCAAGGCAAAGGGTCTGGGGGCTATGGTCGCCTACGTTGAAGAAAGCTTTACTGGGACAGACCTGATCAAGGCTTATAACTATGAAGACCGGGCCGACAAAGAATTCCGTAGCTACAATGACAAGCTCTATGACGTGTCTTACAAGGCCAGCTTTATGGCGGGGGTCCTCCTACCTGTGATGACCTTTGTCAGCAACATGGGCTATGTCGCTATTGCCATCGTCGGCGGCCTCCTCGTCCTCAACCAACAGATCCTCGTCGGGGACGTCTTGGCCTTTATCCAGTACAGTCAGAAGATGACTCGCCCCATCAATACCATGGCAGAGATGGCCAACCTCCTCCAAGAGACCATGGCATCAGCCGACCGGGTCTTCGAATTCTTAGATGCCCCTGAAGAAGTGGAATGCGATGAAGCGCGAATTGACTCACCTATCGAAAGCATCAGCTTCGACCATGTGGGCTTTGCCTATGAAGCCGGCCATCCTATTATCAAAGACCTGAGTTTAGAAGTGGACCAGGGGCAAACAATTGCCATTGTGGGGCCAACGGGAGCCGGTAAGACCACCCTGATCAACCTCCTCTTGCGCTTCTACGATGTCAGCAAGGGCGCGATCCGGATCAACGGAACGGACATTCGCCAGGTACCGCGCGATAACCTGCGCCAACATTTTGGCATGGTCCTCCAAGACACTTGGCTCCTCCAAGCCAGTATCGAAGAAAATATCCGCTATGGTAAGTCCGGAGCTAGCCAAGAAGAAGTGATTCAGGCGGCCAAACAAGCCCACTGCTACCACTTCATTGAGAGCCTACCAGATGGCTTCGACACCCTACTCAACGAAGAAGCCTCCAACATCTCCCAAGGCCAACGCCAGCTCCTCACCATTGCCCGGGCCTTCATCTCGGACCCTGACATCCTCATCCTGGACGAAGCTACCTCCTCCGTCGACACCCGGACAGAAGGCCTCATCCAAGAAGCCATGGCCAATCTCATGACTGGGCGGACCAACTTCGTCATCGCCCACCGCCTCTCCACCATCGTCGACGCCGACCGCATCCTCGTCCTCGACCAGGGGGACATCGTTGAACAGGGTAGCCACCAAGAACTCCTCGCCCTCAACGGCACCTACGCCAAACTCTACCAAAGCCAATTCGCTGAATAAAAGGGTGTGAGGGCGCGCGGGTAGCTTTCGTTCGCTGGAGCAAGTCACCAGAGCAGTCTGTAAGACTGCGGCGGAGACTTGTGAAGTGACACGAAAGCTAAGCGACCGAACCCGACTAGATCAGGGTGTGAGAGGATGCGGGAAAAAGGGACCTCTGGAGTAAAAGACCAGAGAAGGCTGCAAGCCTTCGACGAACTTTTGCGAAGAGGAGCCCTTTCTGCATCCTCGAACCCGACTAGGGTGTAAGGGAGCGCGCCCATAATGAGCCAATCCACAATCAAAGGGGCCGAGTGTGGTTTGACATCGCTCACCCCACACTCAGAGCTTCAATTTGTGGCTTCATAATGAACAAGCCACAATCAAGTTCTTCCATTGTGGGTTGAAGATTGGGAAGCCACACTCGAGATTCCGAAGTGTGGCTTGGCACCGTTCAATCTACGCTAGCAAGCTCCAATTGTGGGTTAACAATATTCGACTACAAAAGCTCTTCCAAATCAGTGCTTTTGATATGATGAATGTACAAACTAGCTAAACCCTCTAGCCAAGCTGAATCAAGCCTGGCTAGAGTTTTTTTATTGGGAGTGAAATTTTAATGAAAGTCAACTTGCTAACGAGACTTGTATTCAAAAATCAGCACCGTCCAACTTTTAGGTCAATAAAGTCTTGCCAGCATGACCAAATCTTAGCTCCTTAATCTAAGCCGCTCCACCTATACCTAGAATCTATGATTCACAGCGATAATTTTTTATTAAAAAGTAAGCGTTTTATTTTTGAATTTAAGGCTTTTATGTTAATTTAGAAGTGTAAAGAAAGTGTTTTCATTAAGCTTTCATTATTCACAGAAAAGGAGAAAAATTATGTCAGCCGAATACAAAGCACCTTCTGAGGTGAAAGACTTAACCATTTATAATACTATTGAACTTGAAGACTTAGCAAAAGAAGTCATGCCTAAAGGCGGTTTTGACTACCTAGCAG
Proteins encoded in this window:
- a CDS encoding ABC transporter ATP-binding protein, with the translated sequence MPKQKQKTLPRLLAYLGQYKFFLALSVLATLVIAACDIIAPRMMGDLTSQLFHDIQSGQAINFQAVGRLCLILVGLYLALAVFNFIQGQLLTYISQNFILRLREEVSHKVKHIPLAYFDQARTGDLLSRMTSDVEVLGKNIQQTISQVFYGIILLLGIIVMMLRISAVMTAIFFVTIPLSFFATRFITSRSQKYFRAKAKGLGAMVAYVEESFTGTDLIKAYNYEDRADKEFRSYNDKLYDVSYKASFMAGVLLPVMTFVSNMGYVAIAIVGGLLVLNQQILVGDVLAFIQYSQKMTRPINTMAEMANLLQETMASADRVFEFLDAPEEVECDEARIDSPIESISFDHVGFAYEAGHPIIKDLSLEVDQGQTIAIVGPTGAGKTTLINLLLRFYDVSKGAIRINGTDIRQVPRDNLRQHFGMVLQDTWLLQASIEENIRYGKSGASQEEVIQAAKQAHCYHFIESLPDGFDTLLNEEASNISQGQRQLLTIARAFISDPDILILDEATSSVDTRTEGLIQEAMANLMTGRTNFVIAHRLSTIVDADRILVLDQGDIVEQGSHQELLALNGTYAKLYQSQFAE